TTATGTAAAATCTCAGGTTGCTGATGAAATGGTAAATTTGGTAATTCCGTCATCAGCTTCACCAGATACTGATAAAAATCAATCCCGTTTGCTTTGGCCGTTTCAGCCAAGCTTAAACAGATGGCATTCGCATTGGCACCCGCTTCGCTCACAGAGAAAAGCCAATTTTTACGGCCAATAACATTTGGACGAATCGCATTTTCAGCGGGATTATTGTCAATTGCGATGTGACCGTTATCAAGAAAGACTTTTAACTCATCTGCTCGGCTCAATGTGTAGTCCGCTGCTTTCGCAATTGCGTTTTTACCAAAGAAAGGAGAACGGTCAATCCAATCGAAAAATTCAGCTACGATGGGCTTTGCTTCTTGTTGACGAACTCGCACACGTTCTTCCGGTAAAAGGTGTTTGATTTTACGCTCGATGTGAAATAAACGATCGCAATATTCAACACCTATTCGCCCGTTTTTACTATCAGCTTTCAGCCAATAACGTCGTACGTGCGCCCAACAGTTAGCGAACTGAACATTAGGCAATTGACCATAAGCCGAATAGCCATCACAAATCACAGTCCCTTTGAACCCTGCAATTAAATTTTCTAATATAGCTCGCCCTCGTGAGAGAGCGCTCTTAAATAAAACGATAATAGGACCTTCACTTTGTACACTACGACATACCCAGTTATAGGCGTTCGATTGAGCGGATTTCCCATCTGAACGTTTGAGTATTTGTGCATACGTTTCATCCACATGCAGCACAGATTTCGCCGTCAATAGTTGCTTCATCAAAACATAAAGCGGTTGAAGCCAATCTTCTGCTACGCGTATTACCCAATTGGATAAATTCTTATCGTTGGTATGTAGGCCATGTCGCTCCCATTCATTTACCTGACGGTAAAGAGGCAAGTACTGGATAAACTTATCATAGATAAGTTTTGCTAAAACAGTGGGTCCGGCAATGCTTCTTTGGATAGCGCCTTGTGGTGCTTTACCACGTTTGATTTGTGCTTTTTGTAGGGCATCTTTTTTACACGCTTTGCACTCATAAGCATGTTCAAAATGTTGTACACGTTTCAACGTAGCTGGAATAAATTTCGCTTCTTCACGTACCATCGTTGAACTGAATTCTACCATTTCACCGAGACAACAATCACAAGCTAAATTAGCTGGATGATGATGAATTTCCTCAACTTCAATATCCTCACGAAACGAATCATTTCGTTTTTTATTTGTCTTTTTACGAGTAACGGTATAACTAACCGTTTCCGTGCTTTGTTCTTCTGTCTGCTCAGGTTCGTTAAAAGACGGATCTTCTTCAAATAAAGAGCCCTGTCCGTCTGGTGCTTGATATTTGGATTTCTCTGACTTAGAGCCGTATAAGGCTTTCGTTAATTGACGAACTTGTTCCGTCAACGCTTCTATTTGTCGATTTGACTGAGCTAACTGTTCTTCAAGTAATCGTATAATACGTTCGTTTTGTTCTTCTTGCTTCTGTTTAACAAGCGTCAAATCGTTCACCACTTTTCCGTTCAAGTTATATGTGGATGATTATACCATTTAATATATGATGATTAAAAGATACCTTTTACAGATTTTGCAATTGCCTTCGGCTGTTGTAGAGATAATCCTTCCAACAACCAACGCAGCTCTTGTTGCGAAAGTTTGCGTACCTCATTTTCATCTTTTGGCCATTGTAATTTCCCATTATCTAATCGTTTATAAAGCATGGCGAAGCCATCTCCATCGAAATACAAACATTTATACCGATCCTTGCTCCATCCAGAAAACAGAAAGATAGAATCACTATACGGATCCAATTCGAAAGAATCTTGAATGAGCGTTGCGAGACCATCAATACCTTTACGCATGTCTGTCTTACCGCAGATGATGTAGATGTTTTGCACGCTCG
Above is a window of Solibacillus sp. FSL W7-1436 DNA encoding:
- the tnpC gene encoding IS66 family transposase, producing MTLVKQKQEEQNERIIRLLEEQLAQSNRQIEALTEQVRQLTKALYGSKSEKSKYQAPDGQGSLFEEDPSFNEPEQTEEQSTETVSYTVTRKKTNKKRNDSFREDIEVEEIHHHPANLACDCCLGEMVEFSSTMVREEAKFIPATLKRVQHFEHAYECKACKKDALQKAQIKRGKAPQGAIQRSIAGPTVLAKLIYDKFIQYLPLYRQVNEWERHGLHTNDKNLSNWVIRVAEDWLQPLYVLMKQLLTAKSVLHVDETYAQILKRSDGKSAQSNAYNWVCRSVQSEGPIIVLFKSALSRGRAILENLIAGFKGTVICDGYSAYGQLPNVQFANCWAHVRRYWLKADSKNGRIGVEYCDRLFHIERKIKHLLPEERVRVRQQEAKPIVAEFFDWIDRSPFFGKNAIAKAADYTLSRADELKVFLDNGHIAIDNNPAENAIRPNVIGRKNWLFSVSEAGANANAICLSLAETAKANGIDFYQYLVKLMTELPNLPFHQQPEILHNYMPWSENIQATCAK
- the tnpB gene encoding IS66 family insertion sequence element accessory protein TnpB (TnpB, as the term is used for proteins encoded by IS66 family insertion elements, is considered an accessory protein, since TnpC, encoded by a neighboring gene, is a DDE family transposase.) yields the protein MKQDFTSVQNIYIICGKTDMRKGIDGLATLIQDSFELDPYSDSIFLFSGWSKDRYKCLYFDGDGFAMLYKRLDNGKLQWPKDENEVRKLSQQELRWLLEGLSLQQPKAIAKSVKGIF